The following proteins come from a genomic window of Rhodohalobacter sp. 614A:
- a CDS encoding NUDIX hydrolase, producing MPSPKQYENIDRFPVALDTIIFGFDRQNLKLLLIKRDFEPEKGNWSLMGGFLEANESLDDAASRILTKLTGLKNIYLEQLYGFGEIDRDPVERTISIAYYSLIDIHDQNKDFVKKYSARWFPIDGLPELIFDHKKMVEAAKARLRYKAARQPVGFELLPEKFTLPELQHLYESIYETELDKRNFRRRILSMGVLIKTKEKQRGFSKKGAYLYKFDNEKFKELNATPNDANIVFKPPKI from the coding sequence ATGCCGAGCCCGAAACAGTACGAAAACATTGATCGGTTTCCAGTGGCACTGGATACAATCATTTTTGGATTCGACCGGCAAAACCTGAAACTACTGCTGATCAAAAGAGATTTTGAGCCGGAAAAAGGTAATTGGTCATTAATGGGAGGTTTTCTTGAAGCGAATGAAAGTTTGGATGATGCAGCTTCGCGAATTCTTACAAAACTGACCGGTCTGAAAAATATCTACCTAGAACAGTTATATGGATTTGGAGAAATTGATCGTGACCCGGTGGAACGAACCATTTCAATTGCCTACTACTCCCTGATTGATATCCACGATCAAAACAAAGATTTTGTTAAAAAATACAGTGCACGTTGGTTCCCGATTGACGGCCTGCCGGAGTTGATTTTTGATCATAAGAAAATGGTGGAAGCGGCAAAAGCACGTCTCAGATATAAAGCAGCTCGACAACCCGTTGGATTTGAATTACTCCCGGAAAAATTTACGCTGCCGGAATTGCAGCATTTGTATGAGTCTATTTATGAAACTGAACTTGATAAGAGAAATTTCAGACGCAGAATTTTATCCATGGGTGTACTGATTAAAACAAAAGAAAAACAAAGAGGATTTTCCAAGAAGGGTGCTTACCTGTACAAATTCGATAATGAAAAATTTAAAGAGTTGAACGCAACTCCCAACGATGCCAATATAGTTTTCAAACCTCCGAAAATTTAA
- a CDS encoding SusC/RagA family TonB-linked outer membrane protein — MDKLLHTKPKPLILMVALFLCLTHTALGQEVSGIVTDAETSEQLPGVNIVVKGTTTGVSTDIDGNFNLIVPSLSDTLVFTFIGYGMLEVPINNRTEINVELSPLVLQGDELVVVGYGTQRAENLTGSVASVSTEDMADIPVPTVTHALQGMAPGLQLLDGGNRPGRNSLDLLIRGQGTLGREDNPGAADASRPLILIDGVEGDLATVDMDDVANISVLKDAASAAIYGSRAANGVILVTTKRGNAGERLQISYNGYWGMQDITAWPERVDTETHMRLANLARSNYMQWCLDGRNPNVPVSECASYDSYQPRYTEEYIQNTIAGNDPDAYPDNEWVDALFDPAPIQEHTLRISGGSTSARYALSLNYMDEGGMMANTGANRYGVRLNTDFQPSEKLSAGLDISANRRWDIIPAQNGDATFFLVHDTPPTRRTKYSDGTYGLNLFGRSPLAYAEISGDEQRIFWEAKVTGRLNYTIVPGWLEVRTLASFDYGNMDWELFRTDPNYIDAYPDAGNYWGPNYGENRTNGEIQTTLQAILDYGHTFNDTHDISGVVGYEQIDYDFEEFRASRDQFYSNSLRSLDLGNTVNDGTRGYGNEWGLRSMFGRLNYSILDRYLFEFNARYDGSSRFAEGHRYGFFPSFSAGWRLSDEPFFNVSWVDELKIRGSWGQLGNQNVPLYSYYSSINLSIPYYLGNSGGTQAVGGAATSLVNEDLSWETTTVTNFGVDATFLAGRLNFTGEIYKRLTEDILLDLPIPDMVGLDAPFQNAGSVENKGWELSLGWQDIVGDFNYGIKMNLSDNRNEVVDLVETGPYINGERVIQEGSPINAWYGWEAEGLFSSYEQIDNSPQPAGQETHLGDIIFKDQNNDGIINDEDRVIIGDRNPRYIFGVNLNFGWKNFDATMFFQGVGKRDQYLSLGFIQGPVWENYTSEWHKDYWTPENQDARHPAYYSNYNRNYYATNSWWVLDGSFVKLRNVQVGYTLPQNLLDNLGIQNLRLYVTGKNLWTHQNLGIGLDPEYPSTGSTRGDYYPQTKVISLGANISF, encoded by the coding sequence ATGGACAAACTGCTACATACCAAACCGAAACCTTTAATTCTTATGGTAGCGCTTTTTTTGTGTCTGACTCATACTGCTTTAGGGCAGGAAGTTTCAGGCATAGTAACGGATGCCGAAACTTCTGAACAATTACCAGGTGTTAATATTGTGGTAAAAGGTACTACTACAGGAGTTTCAACTGATATTGATGGTAACTTTAACCTGATTGTACCTTCGTTATCAGACACATTAGTCTTTACCTTTATTGGGTATGGAATGCTTGAAGTACCCATCAACAACAGAACCGAAATAAATGTTGAATTGAGTCCTCTTGTTTTACAAGGAGACGAACTTGTCGTGGTTGGGTACGGCACACAGCGGGCCGAGAATCTGACCGGATCAGTCGCATCCGTTTCAACCGAGGATATGGCTGATATACCTGTTCCCACAGTAACTCATGCCCTTCAGGGAATGGCTCCAGGTTTACAACTACTTGATGGTGGTAATCGTCCTGGACGCAACAGCCTTGATCTTTTAATTCGTGGACAAGGTACTTTGGGGAGAGAGGATAACCCTGGCGCTGCCGATGCATCAAGACCCCTCATACTGATCGATGGTGTTGAAGGAGATCTTGCCACAGTGGATATGGATGACGTTGCGAATATATCTGTTTTAAAAGATGCTGCATCAGCAGCCATTTATGGTTCCAGAGCTGCTAATGGTGTAATTTTGGTAACGACTAAACGTGGAAATGCAGGTGAGCGTCTTCAAATAAGTTATAACGGGTATTGGGGAATGCAGGATATTACCGCATGGCCTGAACGTGTAGATACGGAAACACACATGCGGCTGGCAAATTTGGCTCGCTCAAACTATATGCAGTGGTGCCTGGACGGAAGGAATCCCAATGTTCCGGTTAGTGAATGCGCAAGCTATGATAGTTATCAGCCACGCTATACTGAGGAGTATATTCAAAATACAATCGCCGGAAATGACCCCGATGCTTATCCTGATAACGAATGGGTAGATGCCCTATTTGATCCAGCACCAATTCAGGAACATACTCTCAGAATTTCAGGAGGAAGTACCTCTGCCCGGTATGCACTTTCCTTGAATTATATGGATGAAGGAGGGATGATGGCGAATACAGGCGCTAACCGATATGGTGTACGCCTCAATACAGATTTTCAGCCCTCAGAAAAATTAAGCGCAGGTTTAGACATTTCAGCTAACCGGCGTTGGGATATTATACCTGCCCAGAATGGAGATGCTACATTCTTTCTTGTTCATGATACACCTCCAACTCGCAGAACAAAATATTCTGATGGTACATATGGGCTGAATTTATTTGGACGAAGTCCCCTGGCTTATGCTGAAATCAGTGGTGATGAACAACGTATTTTTTGGGAAGCGAAAGTGACCGGCCGCCTTAATTATACAATTGTTCCAGGTTGGTTAGAAGTCAGAACATTGGCCTCTTTCGACTATGGAAATATGGATTGGGAGTTATTTCGCACCGATCCTAATTATATTGATGCGTATCCCGATGCCGGAAATTACTGGGGGCCAAATTATGGCGAGAATCGAACCAACGGTGAGATACAAACCACCCTTCAGGCAATCCTCGATTATGGCCACACATTTAATGATACTCACGATATTTCCGGAGTGGTTGGGTACGAACAAATTGATTACGATTTTGAGGAATTTCGAGCTTCCCGAGATCAGTTCTATAGTAATAGCCTTCGTTCGTTAGATTTAGGAAATACGGTAAATGATGGAACACGTGGATACGGTAACGAATGGGGCTTAAGGTCCATGTTTGGCCGTCTGAACTATTCCATTCTTGATCGTTATCTCTTTGAATTTAATGCGCGATACGATGGCTCCAGCCGATTCGCCGAAGGTCATCGTTATGGATTCTTTCCCTCCTTTTCTGCAGGATGGAGACTTTCAGACGAACCCTTCTTTAATGTAAGCTGGGTAGATGAACTGAAAATAAGAGGTTCCTGGGGGCAGCTTGGAAATCAGAATGTGCCTCTCTATTCCTATTATTCTTCCATTAATTTAAGTATTCCATATTACCTGGGGAATTCAGGGGGGACCCAGGCGGTAGGTGGGGCTGCAACCAGCCTGGTGAATGAAGATTTATCATGGGAAACCACCACCGTTACCAACTTTGGAGTGGATGCTACATTTCTTGCTGGAAGACTGAATTTTACGGGAGAAATCTATAAGCGGCTAACAGAGGATATTCTTTTGGATCTTCCAATTCCCGATATGGTTGGCTTGGATGCGCCTTTTCAAAATGCAGGTTCGGTTGAAAACAAAGGTTGGGAATTATCTCTCGGCTGGCAAGATATTGTTGGCGACTTCAATTATGGGATTAAAATGAATCTGTCCGATAACCGAAATGAAGTGGTCGACTTGGTAGAAACCGGACCGTATATAAATGGTGAACGGGTAATCCAGGAAGGCAGTCCCATTAATGCCTGGTATGGATGGGAGGCTGAAGGGCTTTTCAGTTCTTATGAACAAATTGACAACTCTCCCCAACCCGCTGGCCAGGAAACTCATTTAGGGGATATTATTTTTAAAGATCAAAATAATGATGGCATCATAAATGATGAAGACCGGGTAATAATCGGTGACCGTAATCCGCGCTATATTTTTGGTGTTAATCTGAATTTCGGATGGAAGAATTTTGATGCCACAATGTTCTTTCAAGGGGTAGGAAAGCGTGATCAATACCTGAGTCTCGGATTTATACAGGGACCGGTTTGGGAGAATTACACTTCAGAATGGCATAAAGATTACTGGACGCCCGAAAACCAGGATGCCCGTCATCCCGCATACTATTCCAATTATAACCGGAATTACTATGCAACAAATTCATGGTGGGTTCTTGATGGAAGTTTTGTGAAACTGCGCAATGTTCAAGTAGGCTATACACTCCCGCAAAATCTCTTAGATAACCTCGGCATACAAAATCTAAGATTATATGTTACTGGTAAAAATCTGTGGACGCACCAAAATCTGGGGATAGGTCTGGATCCAGAATATCCAAGTACTGGGAGTACAAGAGGAGATTATTATCCTCAGACAAAAGTAATAAGTCTTGGTGCTAACATTAGCTTCTAA
- a CDS encoding RagB/SusD family nutrient uptake outer membrane protein, with product MKNMNFLMNRIVKKLRSVLVMGVIVVIATGCSDDLLNTSPTDRVSSATFWSTERDFRTALNASYEQMVGVDLNPMYFDGATEIAYSHADWMRQHEYVMGRADALSGWSSGMWSRSYTGISRANEILSQLDGIEDGILSPEAANEVRGQALFLRGYYYHELLWMFGGVPIFTNVPTVQEAREIGRSSRDEVYSQIISDLSEAANLLPSSWASDQYGRATKGAALGYQARTALYEASWKKYHEGDASGANQLYQTAVAKSQEVMDLNQYSLHPDFRELFTYAGEKSAEIIFDYQKVSGQNGWWAWLGFAPSSMGSNVDVEPTRELVDRFPMSDGLPIDESPLYDPAAPRIVYSDYATGENPTVETLGMYANRDPRFYGTVLFPGAEFNNSIYNSYPLCEEAAAVRSEPYGGAPHGYCSSTSDRILLTDYNNTYTGYIAMKYVDPQDESSPGNSGLNIIKMRFADILLMYAEAKTELGEMDESVNQALTQLRDRAGIPLPIDTTTMSQNEALDFIRNERTIELAWEGLHLADIRRWGTAENVLNGATHGIDIATGNGMQPVPGQHVRSFAGPRDYLWPIPASERDLNANLEQNPGY from the coding sequence ATGAAGAACATGAATTTTTTGATGAATAGAATAGTGAAGAAACTCCGATCCGTTTTAGTGATGGGAGTTATCGTCGTCATTGCTACGGGTTGTAGTGATGATTTATTGAATACATCACCCACAGACCGCGTTTCTTCTGCAACTTTCTGGAGCACAGAACGGGATTTCAGAACCGCACTCAATGCTTCATATGAGCAGATGGTAGGCGTGGACTTAAATCCAATGTATTTTGATGGAGCAACTGAAATTGCATATTCCCATGCCGATTGGATGCGTCAGCATGAATATGTAATGGGCCGGGCCGATGCCTTGTCTGGCTGGTCTTCCGGAATGTGGTCACGAAGCTATACAGGAATAAGCCGGGCAAATGAAATTCTTTCCCAATTAGACGGAATAGAAGATGGTATATTGTCTCCCGAAGCTGCGAATGAAGTACGCGGCCAGGCATTATTCTTGCGTGGTTATTACTATCACGAATTGTTATGGATGTTTGGTGGGGTGCCTATTTTTACAAATGTACCCACAGTACAGGAAGCGCGAGAAATAGGCCGATCTTCACGAGATGAGGTATACAGCCAAATTATTTCAGATTTATCAGAGGCGGCAAATTTATTGCCTTCAAGCTGGGCATCTGATCAATATGGGAGAGCTACAAAGGGAGCTGCCCTGGGCTATCAGGCTCGTACAGCTTTGTATGAAGCCAGCTGGAAAAAGTATCATGAAGGTGATGCCTCTGGTGCAAATCAACTTTATCAAACCGCTGTGGCCAAAAGCCAGGAAGTGATGGATCTTAATCAGTACAGCCTGCATCCTGATTTCCGGGAACTTTTCACCTATGCGGGTGAGAAAAGTGCCGAAATCATCTTTGATTATCAAAAAGTTTCTGGTCAGAACGGATGGTGGGCCTGGTTAGGATTTGCTCCCAGCTCTATGGGAAGTAATGTAGATGTGGAACCTACACGCGAGCTGGTGGATCGGTTTCCTATGAGTGACGGACTTCCAATTGATGAATCACCTCTATATGATCCGGCTGCACCACGAATCGTGTATAGCGATTACGCAACTGGTGAGAATCCGACCGTCGAAACGTTAGGGATGTACGCCAATAGAGATCCGCGCTTCTATGGAACAGTTCTATTTCCCGGCGCCGAGTTTAATAATTCTATTTACAACTCCTATCCGTTATGTGAAGAGGCTGCGGCAGTGCGTAGTGAGCCGTATGGCGGTGCCCCTCACGGATACTGTAGCTCGACATCCGACCGAATTCTGTTGACGGATTATAACAACACATACACCGGCTATATAGCCATGAAGTATGTGGATCCACAGGATGAATCCTCACCAGGTAATAGCGGACTCAATATCATCAAAATGCGGTTTGCCGATATTTTATTGATGTATGCTGAGGCGAAAACAGAACTGGGTGAAATGGATGAATCCGTGAATCAGGCTTTAACACAACTCAGGGATCGTGCAGGTATTCCACTACCGATTGATACTACGACCATGTCTCAGAATGAAGCTCTCGATTTTATCCGAAATGAACGGACGATTGAGCTGGCTTGGGAAGGTCTTCATCTTGCAGATATCCGCCGGTGGGGTACTGCTGAGAATGTTCTGAATGGAGCTACTCATGGAATTGATATTGCCACTGGTAACGGAATGCAGCCGGTGCCCGGACAGCACGTTCGTTCATTTGCTGGCCCCCGGGATTATTTGTGGCCAATACCCGCCAGTGAACGTGATTTGAATGCAAATTTAGAACAAAATCCTGGCTACTAA